The sequence CGCCCCGTTCATGCCAAGGTTGGCGCCGCCACCAAGCGGATGCGCGTGTGCACGTCCTGCTTGCGTAGCGGTAAAGTCGTCAAGGCGTAAGTTGTAGCCTGGTTCGATTTCCACCCCTTAATTCAGTGGAACTGTCATCCCGACCCTGAGCTTGCCGAAGGGCCAGGGATCCGCATTTCCTCGCCCGGGAGCGAGCTGCGCTAGCGCACGCTCACCAGCACCACGTCAAAGATCAGCGTCGCATCCGGCGGAATCAGCCCGGGATATCCCTTCGGACCATATGCCAGGTTCCCCGGAATCCGCAGCTGCCGCTTCCCGCCGACTTTCATTCCGGCAACGCCTTCGTCCCAACCCTTGATGACCTGCCCGGCGCCAATCAAGAAATCAAATGGACGTCCCGTCCCCACCGAGCTATCGAACTTTTTCCCGCTCGTTAGCCAGCCCGTGTAGTCGACCTTCACATGCTGGCCGCTATGCGCCTCAGCGCCTGTGCCTGCCTTGATGTCCCAGTACTGGAGTCCACTCGCCGTCTTGACCCCGTCTCCCATAACCTTCGTCGGCCCCGCCGCAGGACGCGCCACCGGC is a genomic window of Acidobacteriota bacterium containing:
- a CDS encoding FKBP-type peptidyl-prolyl cis-trans isomerase is translated as MGDGVKTASGLQYWDIKAGTGAEAHSGQHVKVDYTGWLTSGKKFDSSVGTGRPFDFLIGAGQVIKGWDEGVAGMKVGGKRQLRIPGNLAYGPKGYPGLIPPDATLIFDVVLVSVR